From one Lycium ferocissimum isolate CSIRO_LF1 chromosome 5, AGI_CSIRO_Lferr_CH_V1, whole genome shotgun sequence genomic stretch:
- the LOC132056574 gene encoding pre-mRNA cleavage factor Im 25 kDa subunit 2-like, which translates to MVTSSVVNTYPLSSYTFGTKEPKMEKDTSVADRLARMKVNYMKEGMRTSVEGILLVQEHNHPHILLLQIGNTFCKLPGGRLKPGENEIEGLKRKLSSKLAANSPGLQPNWQVGECVAIWWRPNFETIMYPYCPPHITKPKECKKLFVVHLSEREYFAVPKNLKLLAVPLFELYDNVQRYGPVISTIPQQLSRFQFNMIHP; encoded by the exons ATGGTGACGTCATCAGTTGTGAACACATACCCACTGTCAAGCTATACATTTGGTACTAAGGAGCCTAAAATGGAGAAAGACACCTCTGTAGCTGATCGCCTTGCTCGTATGAAAGTCAA CTATATGAAGGAGGGCATGAGAACTAGTGTCGAAGGAATTCTCCTG GTACAAGAACACAATCATCCTCATATTCTTCTTCTGCAAATTGGTAACACATTCTGCAAACTTCCAGGTGGACGCCTGAAGCCAGGAGAGAACG AAATCGAGGGTTTGAAAAGGAAACTCTCTAGTAAACTCGCAGCTAATTCTCCTGGCCTTCAGCCAAATTGGCAG GTAGGTGAGTGTGTGGCCATCTGGTGGAGGCCAAACTTTGAAACTATAATGTATCCATACTGTCCTCCGCACATAACAAAACCCAAG GAGTGTAAGAAGCTCTTTGTTGTTCATCTATCTGAAAGAGAGTACTTTGCTGTCCCAAAAAATCTGAAGCTTCTTGCAGTGCCACTGTTTGAACTTTATGACAATGTTCAG AGATATGGACCTGTGATATCCACGATTCCTCAACAGCTTTCCAGATTCCAATTCAACATGATCCACCCGTAG